The DNA region TAATCCATCCCATCGCAGTACCCAAACCCACTCAACCGAAGAGGACGCATCAGATGCCGATCATCAACAGCCAGGTCAAACCGTTCAAGGCCACCGCATACCACAATGGCGATTTCGTGACCGTCACCGACGAAAGCTTCAAGGGCAAATGGTCCGTCGTCGTGTTCTATCCGGCCGACTTCACGTTCGTGTGCCCGACCGAATTGGGCGATCTGGCCGACCGTTACGACGAATTCAAGAAACTCGGCGTCGAAATCTACAGCGTGTCGACGGATACGCACTTCACGCACAAGGCATGGCACGACACGTCGGACACGATCGAAAAGATCAAGTACCCGATGATCGCCGATCCGACGCTGGCAATCTCGCGCAACTTCGACGTTCTGATCGAAGAAGAAGGTCTGGCGCTGCGCGGCACGTTCGTGATCAACCCGGAAGGCGAGATCAAGCTGTGCGAAATCCACGACAACGGCATCGGCCGTGACGCTGGCGAGCTGCTGCGCAAGGTGCAGGCTGCGCAATACATCGCGGCACACCCGGGTGAAGTTTGCCCCGCCAAGTGGACGCCGGGCGCAGAAACGCTGACGCCGTCGCTGGACCTGATCGGCAAGATCTAAGTCGCAGGCTCGCTAGAAGCCACACGCTACCCGCTGCAAACCCTGCCTTGAGCGGCGCCGCCTCGCGCGGCGCCGTTGTGAGGCAGTCCGCAAGGTCACAAGCCTTGCGAACTGCCTTACGCGCCGCGTTCGTCGTAACGCATGGCGCGAATCGAACCTCTCATCTCCATCTCGCCACGGACTCGAAAAATCATGCTCGACGCGAATCTGAAGACCCAACTCAAAGCCTACCTCGAGAAAGTCAGCCGTCCCATCGAGATCGTCGCCTCTGTCGACGACAGCGCGAAGTCGCAGGAAATGCTCGCGCTGCTCAACGACATCGCAACGCTGTCGGAGCGCGTCAGCGTGATCGAGCGCCGCGGCGACGACGAGCGCAAGCCGTCCTTTTCGATCGGCGAGCCGGGCAAGGCCGCGGGCATCCGCTTCGCAGGCATTCCGATGGGTCATGAGTTCACGTCGCTGGTGCTGGCGCTGCTGCAAACGGGCGGCCACCCGATCAAGCTCGACGACGCCGTGATCCAGCAGATCCGCGAACTGGACGGCGATTACGCGTTCGAGACGTATTTCTCGCTGTCGTGCCAGAACTGCCCGGAAGTCGTGCAGGCGCTCAACATCATGGCGCTGATCAACCCGCGCATCCAGCACGTGGCGATCGACGGCGCGCTGTTCCAGAACGAAGTCGAGTCACGCCAGATCATGGCTGTGCCGACCATGTTCCTGAACGGTGAAGTGTTCGGCCAGGGCCGCAGCGGCGTGAAGGAAATCCTCGCGAAGCTCGACACCAACGCCGGTGCGCGCGCCGCGAAGGAACTGGAGAAGAAGCCGGTGTTCGACGTGCTGATCGTCGGCGGCGGTCCTGCTGGCGCGGCGGCTGCGATCTACTCGGCGCGCAAGGGGATTGCCACGGGTGTCGTGGCGGAACGCTTCGGCGGCCAGGTGCTCGACACGCTCGCAATCGAAAACTTCGTCTCCGTGCAGGAAACGGAAGGGCCGAAGTTCGCCACGGCGCTCGAGCAGCACGTGAAGAGCTACGAAGTCGATGTGATGGACGTGCAGCGCGCGGAAGCGCTGATTCCCGGCAAGATCAACGAAGTGCGCCTCGCGAGCGGCGCAGTGCTGAAGGCGAAGACGATCGTGCTGGCGACGGGCGCGCGCTGGCGCGAGATCAACGTGCCGGGCGAGCGCGAGTACCGCAACCATGGCGTGGCGTACTGCCCGCACTGCGATGGCCCGTTGTTCAAGGGCAAGCGCGTCGCGGTGGTCGGCGGCGGCAATTCGGGCGTCGAAGCGGCGATCGATCTGGCGGGTGTCGTGAGCCACGTGACGCTGATCGAATTCGGCGCACAACTGCGCGCCGACGAAGTGCTGCAACGCAAGCTGCGCAGCCTCGCTAACGTGACGGTCATCACCCAGGCGCAGACGACGGAAATCACGGGCGACGGCAAGAAGGTCAACGGTCTGACCTACACGGACCGTGCGTCGGGCGAGCCGAAGCATGTCGAGCTCGAAGGCGTGTTCGTGCAGATCGGCCTGGTGCCGAACACCGAATGGCTGAAGGGCACGGTCGAGCTGTCGAAGCACGGCGAGATCGTCGTCGATGCGAAGGGCGCGACGTCGGTGCCGGGCGTGTTCGCCGCTGGCGACGTGACCACGGTGCCGTTCAAGCAGATCGTGATCGCCGTGGGCGAGGGCGCGAAGGCATCGCTGGCCGCGTTCGATCATCTGATCCGCACCAGCGTCGAAGATCTCGAAGACGCGCAGGCAGCGGAACTGGCCGAGGCCTGATCGACGGGTGTTGGGTTCGCTGCAAAAGCAAACGGGCTAGCTTCGGCTAGCCCGTTTGTCGTTGTGCGCCGCGCTTACTGGCTGGCGGCGGGCGTATGCACCTGCTTCGATTTTGCCGTCTTCCCGTGGCCGTGATGCTGGTGCGCGGATTTCTGCGCGGTCTTTTCGGCAGGAGCGTCGACGTTGTGCTGGGTATCGGGCCGCGCCTGGATGTCGCGAGCGTGCTGCTCGATCTGGGCGGCGACGTTGCTGTCGTGGGTCGTCACGATGCCGTCGCTGGAAGTTTGCGCCGAGGCGACGCCTGCAACGGCCAGCAGCGAAACGAGCACAGCGGCAGAAATTCTGTTCATGGTTGTTTTGATTCCGGTTGATTGGTGAGTTCAATGCGCTTCGCGCGCATGGGATTGTCCATTGGAATGCCCGTGTGACGCGTCAAAGTGTGTCAAGGAAAGTGCCGCAAATCGTCAAATTCGCTTGACCAATCTTTACAATCCAGACGTTTCCGCTGTGCTACCGTTTTTGACTATCCATTCGGAATGCGAATCGAATGAGGGTGGATTGAAGCTCAAACAATCATGGAGGAGAAAGCGGTGAACAATCTGGCAAAACTGACCGTGGTCGGTGTCTCGCTGACCAGCTTGACGCTGATGGGGTGTGGCAAGAAAGAGCCGCCATCGCACGAAGCCGCGCAACGCAACGGCGGTGCAGCGGAGCAGGTGGTGACGATCGGTCACGCGGGGCCGCTCACGGGCGGCAGCAGCCATCTCGGCAAGGACAACGAGAACGGCGCGCGGCTCGCTGTGGAGGAAATCAACGAGACGGGACTCGTGATCGCCGGGCAGAAGGTGCGTCTCGAACTCGACGGCGAAGACGACGCGGCCGATCCAAAGACGGGCACGCAGATCGCGCAGAAGTTCGTCGACGAGCATGTCGTCGCGGTGATCGGCCACCTGAACTCGGGCGTGTCGATTCCCGCGTCGCGCATCTATAACGAAGCGAACATCGCGGAGATTTCGCCGTCGTCGACCAATCCCGAGTACACAAAACAGGGTTACAGAAGCGCGTATCGCGTGGTCGCGACGGATGCGCAGCAAGGGCCCGCGCTCGGCGGTTATGCGCTCAAGTCGTTGAACGCCAGGACCATTGCCGTCGTCGACGATGCAACGGCCTACGGCAAAGGCCTCGCCGACGAGTTCGCGAAGGCGGCGCAGGCGGGCGGCGGGCGCGTCGTCGCGCGCGAGGCCACGACCGACAAGTCCACCGACTTCCGCGCCATTCTCACCTCCATCAAGAGCGCGCATCCGGATGTCATCATGTTCGGGGGGATGGATTCGACGGTCGGCCCGTTCATTCGTCAGGCGGCGGCGCTTGGCTTGAGCGCGAAAGTTCTGAGCGGCGACGGAGCGTGCACGGAAAAAGTAGCGGAGCTTGCGGGCGACGCCGTGAGCAATCTCGTTTGTTCCGAAGCAAGTCTTGCGGTATCGCGCATGCCGCAGGGTGCCGAGTTCGAAAAGCGCTTCGAGGCGCGTTTCAACGGTCCGATTCTCTTCAACGCTCCGTTCGCCTACGACGCTGTGTACCTGGTCGTCGACGCAATGAAGCGGGCCAACACCACTGACGCCGCGAAGGTGCTTGCCGCGATGCCGACGTCCGACTACAACGGCGTGATCGGACATATCGCTTTCGACGCGCATGGCGACATGAAGGAAGGCGCGATCAGCCTATATCACTATCAGGACAGGAAGAAGGCGCTGCTTGATGTCGTGAGGTACGGCGGCGGTTCTATTTGAGACCGGGTGACGGGCGCGGCGTCTATTTTGCTGAGGCCGCGCCTTTGCTTGTCTGCTTACCGTTTGCGGCCACGTCGCGTTTGCCGATTTGAGATGGGCTGACGCCGCCCAACATCAACTGTTCGTCGGACCAGCGGTAAAACACGTCTGGGCGGCGAGCCGCTTTCGCTCTACGGCGGGTCTTGTGCGAGGGCTTTGACGCCTTTTGAGCAGCTTTGGGCTTTTTGAGCGTCTGCGTCGCCGGGCGGTGCGCTGCGCTCTCTGCCAGGAGCGTATCGGGCTTGAGTTGTGCGGCGAAAGCGTCGGAAGCACACCAGGCGACGATGCACGTGGCCATTGCGATATGCCGCGCGACTACGCCGGTTTTCTTCCTTCTCGACGCGTGTGCATGAGCTATCGCCGTCTCCCGGTTCAAGATTCCGATCCACCGGATGCCGTTCGCGTGTCTGCCTGCTTTTCGACGCGTTCGATCTGCACGTTCATCGACGGTGCTCGCGTCAGGCCGAGTGCACTCGCCGCCGCATAGGACAAATCGATGACGCGTCCCTTCACGAACGGGCCGCGATCGTTGATGCGAACTACCACCGTCTTCGCAGTGGACAGCGACGTCACGCGCACATAAGTGCCGAACGGCAACGTACGATGCGCAGCCGTCAACGCTTGGCCGTTGTAACGTTCGCCATTGGCGGTGCGGCGCCCTTCGAACTTGCGCGCATACCATGATGCTTGGCCCGTTTGCAGCGCGTCGCCGGCTGGCCGCAGCGCGACGATCTGAGCTTGGGCCGGGGCGTTATCCGACACGCTGTCGGCGTCGACGGGTGCGATGGGCGTCGACACGATGCCTGTCGTGCTCGAAGCCTGATGCTCGGACGGCATCTGCGCGCAACCGGCAAATAATCCGAAAATTCCTAGTAATCCAAAAAGACGAACGGTTGACACGACAGACCATGAGTTAGCAAAAGAAGCAG from Paraburkholderia caribensis includes:
- the ahpC gene encoding alkyl hydroperoxide reductase subunit C, which encodes MPIINSQVKPFKATAYHNGDFVTVTDESFKGKWSVVVFYPADFTFVCPTELGDLADRYDEFKKLGVEIYSVSTDTHFTHKAWHDTSDTIEKIKYPMIADPTLAISRNFDVLIEEEGLALRGTFVINPEGEIKLCEIHDNGIGRDAGELLRKVQAAQYIAAHPGEVCPAKWTPGAETLTPSLDLIGKI
- the ahpF gene encoding alkyl hydroperoxide reductase subunit F, coding for MLDANLKTQLKAYLEKVSRPIEIVASVDDSAKSQEMLALLNDIATLSERVSVIERRGDDERKPSFSIGEPGKAAGIRFAGIPMGHEFTSLVLALLQTGGHPIKLDDAVIQQIRELDGDYAFETYFSLSCQNCPEVVQALNIMALINPRIQHVAIDGALFQNEVESRQIMAVPTMFLNGEVFGQGRSGVKEILAKLDTNAGARAAKELEKKPVFDVLIVGGGPAGAAAAIYSARKGIATGVVAERFGGQVLDTLAIENFVSVQETEGPKFATALEQHVKSYEVDVMDVQRAEALIPGKINEVRLASGAVLKAKTIVLATGARWREINVPGEREYRNHGVAYCPHCDGPLFKGKRVAVVGGGNSGVEAAIDLAGVVSHVTLIEFGAQLRADEVLQRKLRSLANVTVITQAQTTEITGDGKKVNGLTYTDRASGEPKHVELEGVFVQIGLVPNTEWLKGTVELSKHGEIVVDAKGATSVPGVFAAGDVTTVPFKQIVIAVGEGAKASLAAFDHLIRTSVEDLEDAQAAELAEA
- a CDS encoding branched-chain amino acid ABC transporter substrate-binding protein — translated: MEEKAVNNLAKLTVVGVSLTSLTLMGCGKKEPPSHEAAQRNGGAAEQVVTIGHAGPLTGGSSHLGKDNENGARLAVEEINETGLVIAGQKVRLELDGEDDAADPKTGTQIAQKFVDEHVVAVIGHLNSGVSIPASRIYNEANIAEISPSSTNPEYTKQGYRSAYRVVATDAQQGPALGGYALKSLNARTIAVVDDATAYGKGLADEFAKAAQAGGGRVVAREATTDKSTDFRAILTSIKSAHPDVIMFGGMDSTVGPFIRQAAALGLSAKVLSGDGACTEKVAELAGDAVSNLVCSEASLAVSRMPQGAEFEKRFEARFNGPILFNAPFAYDAVYLVVDAMKRANTTDAAKVLAAMPTSDYNGVIGHIAFDAHGDMKEGAISLYHYQDRKKALLDVVRYGGGSI
- a CDS encoding septal ring lytic transglycosylase RlpA family protein; this translates as MPSEHQASSTTGIVSTPIAPVDADSVSDNAPAQAQIVALRPAGDALQTGQASWYARKFEGRRTANGERYNGQALTAAHRTLPFGTYVRVTSLSTAKTVVVRINDRGPFVKGRVIDLSYAAASALGLTRAPSMNVQIERVEKQADTRTASGGSES